A single Cucumis melo cultivar AY chromosome 4, USDA_Cmelo_AY_1.0, whole genome shotgun sequence DNA region contains:
- the LOC103503587 gene encoding protein CURLY FLAG LEAF 1 codes for MKRKWEDPQGENFNSPTDNIELHLETPLPLEWQRCLDIQSGEIHFFNTKTQKRTSMDPRRNKLEGPTTTPSRSHVSDHQALSLDLELNLNCQSKKKILSNNNDDTGGLMKLQANNYGISCPWLRFEREQQEMVARVCMQCHLLVMLLKSSPTCPNCKFIHPITDHHQYLQNNPPTTTTTTTTTTFFLPNSLPTENDNNHHHQTESLKSFFPNPIQNKV; via the exons ATGAAGAGAAAATGGGAAGACCCACAAGGAGAAAACTTCAATTCTCCAACTGATAATATCGAGCTCCATCTCGAGACTCCATTACCTTTGGAGTGGCAAAGGTGTCTAGATATTCAG TCAGGAGAGATACATTTCTTCAACACAAAGACTCAAAAGAGAACCTCAATGGATCCAAGAAGAAATAAATTAGAGGGTCCTACTACTACTCCTAGTAGAAGCCATGTAAGTGATCATCAAGCCTTGAGCTTGGACCTGGAGCTCAATCTAAATTGTCAATCAAAGAAGAAGATCTTAAgcaataataatgatgataCTGGAGGTTTGATGAAATTACAAGCAAATAATTATGGGATCAGTTGTCCATGGCTAAGATTTGAAAGAGAGCAACAAGAAATGGTTGCAAGAGTTTGCATGCAATGTCATTTATTAGTTATGCTTTTGAAATCCTCACCTACATGCCCAAATTGCAAATTCATACACCCAATAACAGATCATCATCAGTACCTCCAAAATAACCCTCCAACTACTACTactacaacaacaacaacaacctTCTTTTTACCTAATTCTCTCCCTACTGAGAATGATaataatcatcatcatcaaactGAGTCCTTAAAGAGTTTCTTCCCAAATCCTATTcaaaataaagtttag